A portion of the Chryseobacterium tructae genome contains these proteins:
- a CDS encoding adenosine kinase, which yields MTTVLAKYFCQIQVTIIMRKYLTYILMLGFPLLGAQTKVAEKSTYQDKWTLLDKENAAMAFDADVKLSEAEINLDKKIFQIRKQFILETEKQHIPLYNRSFNEIKPLIESSKLFKVIQTMPKGGLLHTHSGGLANAGWLITTVRKYKECYVYDQKDNDKFIFGQLGFFENGKVPKGFVNLDQKLNSDPGFEKELHDLLLLKRDNLCSYTDYWIEFEKRFQRVNLLLPYRPFFKEYYLKGFQDLAKDNVQHVEIRYVFDELYDFEHGKYPLEKSITDLQDIVKQMKQSTPQFSLKLIYSSFKFLDSDSIEKQLEIAFKLKKQFPDLISGFDLVADEAAGNSINSFQKNWMKINEITKKSGVEMPLFLHAGESTSIFNKNILDITLLNNQRIGHGLNLIYFPKSMELIKKQNKLVEVSPISNQILGYVSDMRNHPARVMLSNGIQCSINSDDPAVYGYEGLSYDFWMAYVSWELDLKALKKLVFNSINYSSLNANEKKQSLESLNRQWNDFVQKANRELN from the coding sequence GCAAAGTATTTTTGTCAGATACAGGTTACTATTATTATGAGAAAATACCTTACCTATATTTTAATGTTGGGATTTCCTCTGTTGGGAGCCCAAACTAAAGTAGCTGAAAAGTCTACTTATCAGGATAAATGGACATTGCTGGATAAAGAAAATGCAGCCATGGCCTTTGATGCAGATGTGAAATTATCCGAAGCCGAGATCAATTTAGATAAAAAAATATTTCAGATCAGGAAGCAGTTTATTCTTGAAACTGAAAAACAGCATATTCCTCTATATAATCGTTCTTTTAATGAAATAAAACCATTGATAGAATCCAGCAAGTTGTTCAAAGTCATTCAAACAATGCCTAAAGGAGGGCTTCTGCATACGCATAGTGGTGGTTTAGCCAATGCTGGATGGTTGATTACAACGGTTAGAAAATATAAAGAATGCTATGTGTATGACCAAAAAGACAATGATAAATTTATTTTCGGTCAGCTAGGATTCTTTGAAAACGGAAAAGTTCCGAAAGGATTTGTTAATCTAGATCAAAAATTGAACTCAGATCCTGGTTTTGAAAAAGAATTGCATGATCTTCTTCTTTTAAAGAGGGATAATCTTTGTTCTTATACAGATTATTGGATTGAGTTTGAGAAACGTTTCCAACGCGTCAACTTGTTATTACCTTACCGTCCTTTCTTTAAAGAATATTATCTAAAAGGTTTCCAGGATTTAGCTAAAGATAATGTACAGCATGTTGAAATAAGATATGTTTTTGATGAATTGTATGATTTTGAACATGGAAAATATCCATTGGAAAAATCCATTACAGATTTGCAGGATATTGTAAAGCAGATGAAACAGTCAACCCCGCAGTTTAGTCTGAAGCTGATTTATTCAAGCTTTAAATTTTTAGACTCTGATAGCATTGAAAAACAACTTGAAATTGCGTTTAAATTGAAAAAGCAATTTCCGGATTTAATTTCCGGATTTGACCTTGTTGCTGATGAAGCTGCCGGAAACAGCATTAATTCTTTCCAGAAAAACTGGATGAAAATCAATGAAATCACTAAAAAATCGGGAGTAGAAATGCCTTTGTTCCTGCATGCGGGGGAAAGTACTTCTATTTTCAATAAAAATATATTGGATATTACTTTATTGAATAACCAGAGAATTGGACATGGTCTTAATCTGATTTACTTTCCAAAATCAATGGAGCTGATTAAGAAACAGAATAAATTGGTGGAAGTAAGTCCGATCAGTAACCAGATTCTGGGATATGTGAGCGATATGAGAAATCATCCGGCAAGAGTGATGTTGAGCAACGGAATACAGTGTTCCATTAATAGTGATGATCCTGCTGTATATGGTTATGAAGGATTAAGTTATGACTTTTGGATGGCCTATGTATCTTGGGAATTGGATCTAAAAGCCTTGAAAAAACTGGTCTTTAATTCAATCAATTATTCCTCCTTAAATGCGAATGAGAAAAAACAATCTCTGGAATCTCTGAATAGACAGTGGAATGATTTTGTTCAAAAGGCAAACAGAGAATTAAATTAA
- a CDS encoding serine hydrolase codes for MVNGAAGGIISNVDDMSKWMLVQLNKGKYGSGLSQQLFTKERQNEMWTIHTVDQINPNPRYNQHFNGYGLGWNLSDMKGNLNVSHTGGLPGMLSIVTMIPDLNLGIVILTNTENGGSGLFSAVSQTIIDSYLGLNNYGWVDKYAAYLQSQKKSGDDVTKKVWETVSKAKNTTIKNEDLIGLYEDKWFGKIEVFLKGDQLWFKSYRSPKLNGPMSFYKANTFAIKWNYKDMNCDAFAMFNLDENGKAQSIKMKGISPNIDFSFDFQDLDLQRLKK; via the coding sequence ATGGTTAATGGGGCTGCCGGAGGGATAATCTCTAATGTTGATGACATGTCCAAATGGATGCTTGTTCAGCTAAACAAGGGTAAATATGGTTCCGGTTTAAGCCAACAGCTTTTCACAAAGGAAAGGCAAAATGAGATGTGGACCATCCATACTGTTGACCAAATCAACCCTAACCCGAGGTATAACCAACATTTTAATGGGTATGGTTTAGGCTGGAATTTATCTGATATGAAAGGCAATCTCAACGTTTCTCACACCGGCGGGCTACCTGGAATGCTTTCTATTGTTACCATGATTCCTGATTTAAATTTGGGTATTGTTATTCTCACCAATACAGAAAATGGGGGCTCTGGTCTTTTTTCTGCGGTAAGTCAAACCATTATTGACAGTTATTTAGGGCTCAACAATTACGGGTGGGTAGATAAATATGCTGCATACCTTCAATCTCAAAAAAAATCTGGAGATGATGTCACTAAAAAGGTTTGGGAAACAGTAAGCAAAGCAAAAAATACAACAATAAAAAATGAGGATTTAATTGGACTGTATGAGGATAAATGGTTTGGAAAAATTGAAGTCTTCTTAAAAGGAGATCAATTATGGTTTAAATCTTACCGTTCACCAAAACTAAACGGCCCCATGAGTTTTTATAAAGCAAATACTTTTGCAATTAAATGGAATTATAAGGATATGAACTGTGATGCCTTTGCTATGTTTAATTTAGATGAAAACGGAAAAGCACAAAGCATAAAAATGAAGGGAATATCCCCGAATATAGACTTCAGTTTCGACTTTCAGGATTTAGATTTGCAAAGGCTAAAAAAATAA
- a CDS encoding serine hydrolase domain-containing protein produces the protein MTKIKLSLVIITITTLFTSSNLSAQITSKEVDVLVDNAMEKFHVAGAAVAIVKDGKIIHKKGYGIKSIDTKSPIDEHTNFEIASNSKAFTTAALSILVDEGKLSWDDNVKKYIPEFKMYNDYVTENFTIEDLLCHRSGLGLGAGDLMMFPDGTDFSIKDVIKSFQYFTPVSGFRTQFNYDNQLYLVAGEVIARVSGMNWETFIQKRIMEPLQMQNSFSSISQVKDINLMASPHSTESGTIQKYLYMEQWLMGLPEG, from the coding sequence ATGACAAAAATAAAATTGTCTCTAGTCATCATTACCATTACTACCCTATTTACAAGTAGCAATTTATCCGCTCAAATAACCTCCAAAGAAGTAGATGTACTCGTTGATAATGCAATGGAAAAGTTCCATGTTGCAGGAGCAGCTGTAGCCATTGTAAAGGATGGAAAGATAATTCACAAAAAAGGTTACGGTATAAAATCAATAGATACAAAATCACCTATTGATGAGCATACGAACTTTGAAATTGCATCCAACAGCAAGGCTTTTACAACTGCTGCATTATCTATTTTAGTAGATGAGGGAAAGCTTTCCTGGGATGATAATGTCAAAAAATATATCCCTGAATTTAAAATGTACAATGATTATGTGACAGAAAATTTCACTATAGAAGATCTATTGTGTCACCGTAGTGGACTTGGTTTAGGTGCCGGGGACTTAATGATGTTTCCTGACGGTACAGACTTTTCTATTAAAGATGTGATAAAGTCTTTCCAGTATTTCACCCCTGTTTCAGGTTTCCGAACCCAGTTTAATTATGATAATCAACTGTATTTGGTGGCGGGTGAAGTTATTGCCAGAGTAAGTGGAATGAATTGGGAAACCTTTATTCAAAAGCGTATTATGGAACCATTGCAAATGCAAAATTCTTTCAGTTCTATCAGTCAGGTAAAAGATATCAATTTAATGGCTTCCCCCCATTCCACAGAATCGGGAACCATCCAAAAATATCTTTATATGGAGCAATGGTTAATGGGGCTGCCGGAGGGATAA
- a CDS encoding YybH family protein has translation MENFNRKAQAGAVAYFRHCIKNGDVEGALSCFDPEGVYIDRDGKELRGLEQIQVAMENICGLKLNIQGETPHITEINELALWIDRWEMSGNTPDGQAIKMTGHTSCVMKRNEAGNWLWIIDNPFGSAVLSH, from the coding sequence ATGGAAAATTTTAACAGGAAAGCCCAAGCCGGAGCAGTTGCTTATTTTCGTCACTGTATAAAAAATGGGGATGTTGAAGGTGCTCTGAGTTGTTTTGACCCTGAAGGTGTTTACATTGATCGTGACGGGAAAGAATTAAGAGGACTTGAACAAATACAAGTGGCTATGGAGAATATATGCGGGCTAAAACTGAATATACAGGGAGAAACGCCTCATATTACAGAGATTAATGAGCTTGCCCTGTGGATTGACCGTTGGGAAATGAGCGGGAATACTCCTGATGGGCAAGCCATAAAAATGACAGGTCATACTTCCTGTGTTATGAAAAGAAATGAAGCCGGTAATTGGTTATGGATCATTGACAATCCGTTTGGCTCTGCAGTTTTGAGTCATTAG
- a CDS encoding helix-turn-helix domain-containing protein, which yields MKTPIKISSINAMHQVLGLKKPSNPLISVFSFNDVKLKSETILSAVITDFYAVALKKDCAGGKFKYGQQYYDFDEGIMYFTAPQQVLQFEDVLLNEVEGFVLVVHPDFLQSYPLASKIKDYGFFSYTANEALFLAEKEEKSIMDIIENIGQEIEANMDSFTQDLLVSNLDLLLKYCDRFYNRQFLTRKKVNNDLLSKLETLLDECFKNDQLIENGIPTVHFVAEQLNLSANYLSDMLRVQTGQTTQQHIQNRLIEKAKELLSTTETSVSEIAYQLGFEHPQSFHRLFKNRTSFSPLEFRASFN from the coding sequence ATGAAAACACCCATAAAGATTTCATCAATCAATGCAATGCATCAGGTTCTGGGATTGAAAAAGCCATCAAACCCATTGATCAGTGTATTCAGTTTTAATGATGTGAAATTAAAATCAGAGACGATCCTCAGTGCAGTAATAACAGATTTTTATGCTGTAGCCCTTAAGAAAGACTGTGCAGGGGGCAAGTTTAAATATGGCCAGCAGTATTATGATTTTGATGAAGGGATTATGTATTTTACCGCTCCACAACAGGTCTTACAATTTGAAGATGTTCTTCTGAATGAAGTGGAAGGTTTTGTATTGGTTGTACATCCTGATTTTCTTCAAAGCTATCCTCTGGCATCCAAAATTAAAGACTATGGCTTTTTCTCCTATACCGCTAATGAAGCCCTGTTTCTTGCTGAGAAAGAAGAAAAATCGATTATGGATATTATAGAGAATATAGGCCAGGAGATAGAAGCCAATATGGATTCTTTTACACAGGATCTACTGGTGTCAAACCTGGATCTGTTATTGAAATATTGCGACCGTTTTTACAATCGTCAGTTTTTAACCCGTAAAAAAGTGAATAACGATTTGCTTTCAAAGCTGGAAACATTGTTGGATGAGTGTTTTAAAAATGATCAATTGATTGAAAATGGTATTCCTACCGTTCACTTTGTTGCAGAACAACTGAATCTGAGTGCCAATTATCTCAGTGATATGCTTCGGGTGCAAACCGGACAGACTACCCAACAGCATATTCAGAATCGGTTGATTGAAAAAGCTAAAGAACTTCTTTCCACAACAGAAACGTCAGTTTCAGAAATCGCTTATCAATTGGGATTTGAACATCCGCAGTCTTTCCATCGATTGTTTAAAAACCGAACTTCTTTTTCACCATTAGAATTCAGAGCCTCTTTTAACTAA
- a CDS encoding type 1 glutamine amidotransferase domain-containing protein, with the protein MSTLKILIIVTNVSMYASGKLETGLWLSELTHIYHAAKEKAYEMTIASPKGGNIPVDPESLKYFTLDKVSTAYWNDLSFRKLLRNSRSLAEISDLQYDLVYLAGGHGTMYDFPDDAMMQFIIKKQYESGRIVAAICHGVGGLLNVRLSNGEYLIKGKSMTGFDWFEETLAGRKKEVPFNLEAAIKERGAHLKKALIPMTSHVIVDGNLITGQNPFSSKEMARVVMSAIQNS; encoded by the coding sequence ATGAGTACATTAAAGATCTTGATCATTGTCACCAATGTCAGCATGTATGCCAGTGGCAAATTGGAAACAGGTTTATGGCTCAGTGAGCTGACGCACATCTATCATGCTGCAAAAGAAAAAGCATATGAAATGACGATTGCCAGTCCTAAAGGCGGAAATATTCCGGTAGATCCTGAAAGCCTGAAATATTTTACTCTTGACAAAGTTTCTACAGCCTATTGGAATGATCTTTCTTTTCGGAAATTATTGAGGAACAGTCGCAGTTTAGCAGAGATTTCTGATTTACAATATGACCTGGTGTATTTAGCAGGCGGTCATGGAACAATGTACGATTTTCCGGACGATGCTATGATGCAATTTATTATTAAAAAGCAATATGAAAGTGGTAGAATAGTGGCAGCCATCTGTCATGGAGTGGGAGGATTATTGAATGTAAGACTTTCTAACGGCGAATACCTCATCAAAGGGAAATCTATGACCGGTTTCGACTGGTTTGAAGAAACTCTTGCCGGAAGAAAAAAAGAAGTGCCATTCAACCTCGAAGCTGCCATCAAAGAAAGAGGTGCTCATCTAAAAAAAGCATTGATACCCATGACTTCTCATGTAATTGTTGACGGAAATTTGATTACAGGACAAAATCCATTCAGCTCAAAAGAAATGGCTCGGGTTGTGATGAGTGCCATACAAAATAGCTAG
- a CDS encoding epoxyqueuosine reductase QueH translates to MNFEREKLVLPEGGKKLLLHSCCAPCSGEVMEAIIASGIDFTIFFHNPNIHPKKEYDLRKEENIRFAEKHNIPFIDADYDVDDWFARAKGMEWEPERGIRCTMCFDMRFERTALYAYENGFDIISSSLGISRWKNMEQINDCGIRAANHYEGITYWTYNWRKKGGSKRMLDISKEEQFYMQEYCGCAYSLRDTNKWRTETGREKIKLGEKYYGQD, encoded by the coding sequence ATGAATTTTGAAAGAGAGAAATTAGTATTGCCGGAAGGAGGTAAAAAACTGTTACTGCATTCTTGTTGTGCTCCGTGCTCAGGAGAAGTAATGGAAGCAATCATTGCGTCGGGTATAGATTTTACTATTTTTTTCCATAATCCTAATATTCATCCTAAGAAAGAATATGATTTGAGAAAAGAAGAAAATATACGTTTTGCAGAAAAGCACAATATTCCTTTCATTGATGCTGATTATGATGTTGACGATTGGTTCGCCAGAGCAAAAGGTATGGAATGGGAACCCGAAAGAGGAATCCGATGTACCATGTGTTTTGATATGCGCTTTGAACGGACTGCATTGTACGCCTATGAAAACGGATTTGATATCATTTCCAGCTCATTGGGAATCTCCCGTTGGAAAAATATGGAACAGATCAACGATTGTGGTATTCGTGCAGCCAATCATTATGAAGGAATTACTTACTGGACTTACAACTGGAGGAAGAAAGGCGGATCAAAACGTATGCTTGACATCAGTAAGGAAGAACAGTTTTATATGCAGGAATATTGCGGATGTGCCTATTCTTTAAGAGATACCAATAAATGGCGAACGGAAACAGGAAGAGAGAAAATAAAATTGGGCGAAAAATATTATGGCCAAGATTAA
- a CDS encoding enoyl-CoA hydratase/isomerase family protein — protein MNFETLLYEQHEHVGTLIINRPQALNALNEVVLKELKIFADQIKTTQDIRVLIITGSGEKAFVAGADIKAMQGMTPQEAEAFSIMAQTAFNAIEELPMAVIAAVNGFALGGGCELALSCDIILASEKAKFGLPEVTLGLLPCFGGTQRLPRAIGLYKAREMVFSGEFYSSAACKDFGFVNRVIAPEELLNEAQKLAETIALRGPVAVAKAKQSLNTGFELHIADGLKQEAVLFGELFNTQDHNEGISAFIEKRNPDFTGK, from the coding sequence ATGAATTTTGAAACCCTATTATATGAACAACATGAACATGTTGGAACACTGATTATTAACCGTCCACAGGCCTTAAATGCCTTGAATGAAGTTGTTCTAAAAGAACTGAAAATATTTGCCGATCAGATAAAAACCACCCAAGATATTCGTGTATTGATCATCACAGGCTCAGGAGAAAAGGCTTTTGTTGCAGGTGCTGATATCAAGGCTATGCAGGGAATGACTCCTCAAGAAGCTGAAGCGTTTTCCATCATGGCACAAACGGCTTTTAATGCTATTGAAGAATTACCGATGGCTGTCATTGCAGCAGTGAATGGTTTTGCATTAGGCGGTGGTTGTGAACTGGCACTTTCCTGCGACATTATTCTGGCCAGCGAGAAAGCTAAATTCGGATTACCTGAAGTTACCTTAGGACTATTGCCTTGCTTTGGCGGAACACAACGTCTTCCAAGAGCAATCGGCTTGTACAAGGCAAGAGAAATGGTTTTCTCAGGCGAATTTTATTCATCAGCAGCTTGTAAAGACTTTGGCTTTGTCAATCGGGTCATTGCTCCCGAAGAACTATTGAATGAAGCTCAAAAACTAGCAGAAACCATCGCCTTAAGAGGACCAGTAGCCGTGGCTAAAGCAAAACAATCATTAAATACAGGTTTTGAACTGCATATTGCAGACGGACTGAAACAGGAAGCTGTTTTATTTGGAGAATTATTTAATACTCAAGACCATAATGAAGGCATAAGTGCATTTATAGAAAAAAGAAATCCTGATTTTACAGGAAAATAA
- the mmsB gene encoding 3-hydroxyisobutyrate dehydrogenase, with amino-acid sequence MDLKSSPLFFQFKLNHFLTLKEIIMSNIAFIGLGNMGGPMAANLVKNGHSVIGFDLSHTALDMLTSAGGQTSASALEAIKNADVVITMLPSGKHVSELYSEEFVNSLKPNTLLIDSSTIDAVTARSVAQLAASKGCKMIDAPVSGGTAGAKAGTLTFIVGGKTEDYEKARPILKCMGQNIFHAGDSGAGQVAKICNNMLLAIHMIGTSEAINLGIRHGLDPKTLSEIMQKSSGKNWSLEVYNPYPGVMENAPASREYSGGFAVDLMTKDLGLAAEAGLETKTSTPLGNAALNLYRMWSESGNGAIDFSSIIQFLNGKLNVENGN; translated from the coding sequence TTGGATCTTAAATCTTCTCCATTATTTTTTCAATTCAAATTAAATCATTTTTTAACCCTCAAAGAAATAATTATGTCCAATATAGCATTCATAGGATTAGGAAATATGGGCGGACCTATGGCCGCAAACTTAGTAAAAAACGGTCATTCCGTAATAGGATTTGACCTTTCACATACCGCTTTAGATATGCTGACTTCTGCAGGCGGACAAACTTCAGCTTCAGCTTTGGAAGCTATTAAAAATGCAGATGTAGTCATTACTATGCTTCCTTCCGGGAAACATGTTTCCGAATTGTACTCTGAAGAATTCGTCAACAGTCTAAAGCCTAATACATTATTGATCGACAGCAGCACCATTGATGCTGTAACAGCCCGTTCGGTTGCCCAACTTGCGGCGTCTAAAGGCTGTAAAATGATAGATGCTCCTGTTTCCGGTGGTACAGCCGGTGCAAAAGCAGGAACCTTAACTTTTATTGTAGGTGGTAAAACCGAAGACTACGAAAAAGCAAGACCTATTTTAAAATGTATGGGGCAAAATATATTCCATGCAGGAGATTCCGGAGCCGGCCAGGTGGCAAAAATCTGTAATAATATGTTGCTGGCCATTCATATGATTGGAACTTCTGAAGCTATTAATTTAGGAATCCGACATGGATTAGATCCTAAAACATTAAGTGAAATTATGCAGAAAAGTTCCGGTAAAAACTGGTCTTTGGAAGTCTATAATCCATATCCCGGTGTCATGGAAAATGCTCCTGCATCAAGAGAATATTCAGGAGGCTTTGCTGTAGATCTCATGACAAAAGATCTGGGACTGGCAGCGGAAGCAGGATTGGAAACCAAAACCTCTACTCCACTGGGAAATGCGGCTTTAAACCTATATAGAATGTGGAGCGAATCCGGAAATGGAGCCATCGATTTTTCCAGCATTATCCAATTTTTAAATGGGAAATTAAATGTAGAAAACGGAAACTAA
- a CDS encoding acyl-CoA dehydrogenase family protein, giving the protein MFKLASGVLLGSYCLTEPGSGSDAAGLKTTAIKKENKYIINGTKAFISGAGESDVLIVMARTENSGAKGISAFVVPAGSPGISFGEKEKKLGWNTQPTRFVFLDHVEVDEQYLLGTLGEGFKIALKGLDGGRINIGTCSVGAAQGAINQAQKYMHERQQFGKSLAQFQSLQFKIADMATELVAARQMVHLAAFKLDSKDPNATTYCAMAKRLATDMCFNICNEALQILGGYGCTQDFPVERLMRDARVHQVVEGTNEIMKLVISRKILEEGATLQIR; this is encoded by the coding sequence ATGTTCAAACTGGCTTCTGGAGTATTACTAGGTTCTTATTGTCTTACCGAACCCGGATCAGGATCAGATGCCGCAGGGTTGAAAACTACCGCTATCAAAAAGGAAAACAAATATATCATTAATGGGACAAAAGCTTTCATTTCGGGAGCTGGTGAAAGTGATGTTCTCATTGTAATGGCACGTACAGAAAATTCCGGAGCCAAAGGAATCAGTGCTTTCGTAGTGCCCGCTGGTAGCCCAGGAATCAGCTTTGGAGAGAAAGAGAAAAAACTAGGTTGGAATACCCAGCCTACCCGTTTTGTATTTCTGGATCATGTAGAAGTGGATGAACAATATCTTTTAGGTACCTTAGGGGAAGGATTTAAAATTGCTCTGAAAGGTCTGGATGGTGGCCGCATCAATATCGGAACCTGCTCTGTAGGAGCAGCCCAGGGAGCCATCAACCAGGCACAAAAGTATATGCACGAAAGGCAACAGTTTGGGAAATCATTGGCACAGTTTCAATCTTTGCAGTTTAAAATTGCAGATATGGCTACAGAATTGGTGGCTGCCCGTCAAATGGTTCATTTGGCAGCATTTAAGCTGGATTCTAAAGATCCCAATGCAACCACTTACTGTGCTATGGCTAAGCGACTGGCTACTGATATGTGCTTTAACATCTGTAATGAAGCCCTTCAGATATTGGGCGGTTATGGCTGTACACAGGATTTCCCTGTAGAACGTTTAATGCGTGATGCCCGAGTGCACCAGGTAGTAGAAGGTACTAATGAAATTATGAAGCTCGTTATTTCAAGAAAGATACTCGAAGAAGGAGCCACTTTACAAATCCGTTAA
- a CDS encoding acyl-CoA dehydrogenase family protein, whose protein sequence is MEFNLSDEQLAFQDAARKFAEKELSPYASEWDAQKIFPREAIAKAGELGFCGVYTSENAGGLGLSRLDAAIIFEELAAACPSTTAYITIHNMVSWMIDEFGSDEIRKELCSNWLLEYY, encoded by the coding sequence ATGGAATTTAACCTAAGTGATGAACAACTGGCATTTCAGGATGCTGCAAGAAAGTTTGCTGAAAAAGAACTCTCACCCTATGCATCAGAATGGGATGCCCAAAAGATATTTCCAAGAGAAGCCATAGCCAAAGCAGGCGAATTGGGATTTTGTGGGGTCTATACAAGTGAAAACGCAGGAGGTTTGGGACTCTCACGGCTTGATGCTGCCATTATATTCGAAGAATTAGCCGCTGCCTGTCCTTCCACAACGGCTTATATAACTATTCACAATATGGTTTCATGGATGATTGATGAATTTGGGAGTGATGAAATCAGAAAAGAATTATGTTCAAACTGGCTTCTGGAGTATTACTAG
- a CDS encoding CoA-acylating methylmalonate-semialdehyde dehydrogenase, translated as MSQKVKILINGVFIESKTQKHLPVENPASQEILAEVPLTLVSEIDQAIEAATEAFKIWKEVATPERARLFLKYQHLLKKHQKEIAEILSKENGKTFADAMGDVWRGIEVVEHACNIPTLMMGETVENVARGVDTYSYIQPLGVCAGITPFNFPAMIPLWMFPMAIACGNTFILKPSEQTPMTSMKMAELFLEAGFPKGVLNIVHGSKDQVNHILNHPEIKAISFVGSVPVAEHVYRTGTDNLKRVQAFGGAKNHMVVMPDANKGQVINNLVGASCGAAGQRCMAISVAVLVGEAQNWIEEIKTALSTIKPGVWSDESAAFGPLINKQSKEKVLRLIKSAYDQGAEVLLDGSNCTVEGYENGYFVGPTLFNNVSVEMDIYKEEIFGPALLLLKADTLDEAIQIINNNPYGNGTSIFTNSGAAARKFQHEIEVGQIGINLPIPVPLPFFSFTGWRKSFFGDLHSYGKQGVKFYTETKTITARWFEEDVPGGSLNMTISLK; from the coding sequence ATGTCACAAAAAGTAAAAATATTAATCAATGGAGTGTTTATTGAGAGTAAAACTCAAAAACATCTTCCTGTAGAAAACCCTGCTTCCCAAGAGATTCTTGCTGAGGTACCTTTAACATTAGTATCAGAAATCGATCAGGCCATTGAAGCAGCCACAGAAGCATTCAAAATATGGAAAGAGGTTGCGACCCCTGAAAGAGCAAGACTATTTTTAAAGTATCAGCACCTCTTAAAAAAACACCAAAAAGAAATTGCGGAAATCCTTTCCAAAGAAAACGGAAAAACCTTTGCAGATGCTATGGGAGATGTATGGCGCGGCATTGAAGTCGTAGAACATGCCTGCAATATTCCTACTCTGATGATGGGAGAAACCGTAGAAAATGTAGCCCGTGGAGTGGATACTTACAGCTATATTCAGCCTCTTGGAGTTTGTGCGGGAATTACTCCCTTCAACTTCCCCGCGATGATTCCTTTATGGATGTTTCCAATGGCGATTGCCTGCGGAAATACCTTTATTTTAAAACCTTCTGAGCAAACCCCGATGACTTCTATGAAAATGGCAGAACTATTCTTAGAAGCCGGCTTTCCAAAGGGAGTTTTGAACATTGTACATGGTTCCAAAGATCAGGTGAATCATATCCTGAATCATCCTGAGATCAAAGCTATTTCATTTGTAGGTTCCGTACCTGTTGCTGAGCATGTTTATCGTACAGGAACAGATAATCTGAAAAGAGTTCAAGCTTTTGGCGGAGCAAAAAACCATATGGTGGTTATGCCAGATGCCAACAAAGGACAAGTGATCAATAATTTGGTGGGGGCATCATGTGGTGCTGCCGGTCAGCGTTGTATGGCCATCAGTGTTGCCGTTTTAGTGGGCGAAGCTCAAAACTGGATAGAAGAGATCAAAACAGCTTTAAGCACCATCAAACCTGGAGTATGGTCTGATGAGTCTGCTGCATTTGGTCCTTTAATCAATAAACAATCTAAAGAAAAGGTACTAAGACTTATCAAGAGTGCTTATGACCAGGGTGCTGAAGTATTATTAGATGGAAGCAACTGTACCGTAGAAGGATATGAAAACGGATATTTTGTAGGCCCTACTCTGTTCAATAATGTATCTGTGGAAATGGATATTTACAAAGAGGAAATCTTTGGCCCCGCCTTACTCTTATTAAAAGCGGACACACTGGATGAGGCTATTCAGATCATCAATAACAATCCTTATGGAAACGGAACTTCGATCTTTACCAATTCAGGAGCTGCTGCACGGAAATTTCAGCATGAAATTGAAGTAGGACAAATTGGAATAAATCTTCCGATTCCTGTTCCATTACCATTTTTCTCATTTACAGGATGGAGAAAATCTTTCTTTGGAGATCTTCATTCTTACGGAAAACAGGGGGTAAAGTTTTATACGGAAACCAAAACCATTACCGCACGTTGGTTTGAAGAAGATGTTCCGGGAGGAAGTCTCAATATGACGATCAGTTTAAAATAA